Genomic window (Zingiber officinale cultivar Zhangliang chromosome 2B, Zo_v1.1, whole genome shotgun sequence):
ATAGTCTCCCTCTTGCAACACGTACATTTTTGGTAGGGAGGTGCTATCTCTCCATTAATTTCCCATATGTGATTGCAGTCATGCTGTACCTTTGATACTTTCACCATAGGTTGCCACCCTTCTGTCTTTCCTATCATATAGGAGTTTGTCTGTTCtataaaaacaaatagaaattCTTGGTTAAGAACAGTATTCACCTGGAGGTCTTCTCCTTCTGATATACTAAATATAGCATCTGATGGCTCGTCTCCTTCTTGTACAGACAGGATTTCATATTCATCGGGAATTTCCAATCCTTCAAAAAGAGCCACTCTTTTCGTGTTCTTAAATTCTTTGGGGCAGTCTCGTGCGAAATGACCTTCTTCGCCACAGAGGAAACACTTGCATTTTTTATTTCGTAGTAGATGCTTCTTTTTCTCTACTCGTGCATGTGTTTGGTGAGGCTTGCCCTTGTAAGTAGTGGACTTTCTGAGTCCATACTTCTTCTTTGGGTCTTTATAATACCCCGGAATAGGCATTTGATTGCAGAAAGTTAAGTCTTTGAGGGATCTGCTAAAGGCTGCCTTCTTGCATTCTTCCTCTAAGTATTTATAGGTGAATATTACCCTGGGATGTACACCCATGGTATTACCTTGGTATTTTTCTTCGAATGCTGCTTTAATACGATGACCCAATTCTCCAGGAAGTTTTAGCCAGAATTTCTCAGATAGCTCAGGTCCAGTGAATAATCTTCCTGTTTTTGAAGCAAGATGCATATAATCAGTTAGAAATGGAATGAGATCTTTTACCTGCTGACAACTAAGTCTCTCCAGATCTCTATATGCTCTGTCTTGCATGTCGGTTGATCCTTGAAATGGATCTTCTAGTAAGAATACCCTTCTTATCTGAGAAATTATATTTTGGGTACCATTTCTTCCGTCACTAGAATTGATTAACTCTTGATATTCATTTGGATAGGCCATTCGCCATTGTATCCAGGTTAATCTTTCTGTTTCTCCAAGCAAATTCTCAATATAGTCAGCCTTATCTTGAGTGTCTGTGAAATTCTGCAGGACTACTACATTCTTGGTGACTGCTTCCCATCTTAAGAAAACATCTTCTATTCTGTGTAACTGGGGTGGGAGTGTAAGAATCGCCCCTGTTTGTTGGTGGGCTGTTGGTAAATTCCACCATTCAGACTGGTCATTATGCTTGAATTTTGGCTTGGTTGTGGGTGGAACTGCCATACTTACAGGTTCATCTTTTGGAGCACGGTTTGGGGGGTAACCAACAGGATTCATTGTAGTATCAGCAGGTGGTCTATATGCAGATTCTGCTTGAGAATAAATTTGCTCCTGTAACTGCTGTAATCGTGGGTAATCAGAGACCCAGTCTTCTGTTGGTTTTGGAATATCACTAGTGCCACTGCCACTAGTGCCGGCTGCTATTATCTCTATCCCACCATCTTCCGCGAATGGATTGATAAATTCATCTTCAGAAGTTGGATAATGAGGTGAATCCTGCAAAGCTAGATATTGCAGATAATCAAGATAGTCATTATCAGTATTGTCAGGGTTTATGTCTGTAAGCATACACAAAAACTGTGTTGATTTTGATGAATCTTGTGAAGATAATGGCATGTTATCAAGTTCTGCTTGTAATTGTCGTCTATATTCTCTTGAGCTTCTTAATTGCCGATGTGTAATAGCAAAACTTCGTTCCATTGATGGAGGTCCATCTAGTAAGTCCAGATATGCCTCTTCTTCATAAAATTTGTGTTGCTCCACTGCATACTGCCTGGCCTTTTTCTGTATAGCTAATAACTGTTCTTCAGGGAAAGGCTTAATTGTTAGAGGTGAAATTATTTCTTTCTGTTTTGGGGCCTTGGAACAAGTAGCTACATATTTATCATATTCCTCAGCACAATCTTCATCACTACAACAGTAATGACAACCCAGGCATAAAGGATTAGCTTTAGTACTAGAGCAAACCTGCTTCATTGTTGTTGAGCCAAATCCAGATGTTCCCCTTTTAGTTGAACCTAATAGTTCAACATCTCATACATTTGGCGTAGCAATGTGCTCTATTATGAGTTGAGCAATACACTCTTGTTTGTTACGGAATATATCTTCATTTGTTGTattgaaggccataacttttacCTCGCCTCTGTAGTCTGAATCAATGACGCCTCCCATTATAATAATGCCCTTTAAAGCAGTGCTTGATCTGGGAGCTATTCTTGCGTAGGTATTTTGCGGAATTTGTATACAAATGCCCGTTGATAATAAAGACCTGTTAAGAGCAGGTATATCTTGTGCATGTGTAATAGAAATATCATACCCCGCGGCCCCTGGTGTTCGTCTAATAGGGAGTTGTGCTAGCGAAGATATTCTTTTAACCAGTAattcatcacagctttcttcttcCACAAGTACTGCAATAGTATGGCTTGTTAATTCTTCCTCATCTGACTGTATTTCCTCATCCTTTGAATTGAATTTGGGTAGAGATGATGAGGTTGCTGCTTGATACTGATTGAACTGTAGTGAAACACTTCCATCAAGCATGTTCCTTGTGTTAACTTCTATAGGCTGCATGGGTATGTTGACAGTTGATTGCCTTATAACCCAGTTATGCCCTAAGACATCTCTGGTGTTATAGCTTCTTCCTGGAAGAGCCCTTACGCCATGACTTGCTAAGTAGTCAACAACATTCTGGATTTCATAAGCAAAGCCAACGTTAGGTGTATTAGATAATCGACCTACCAGTCCTCGTGTGACCAGTAAGTTGGCTTCCCCATTTCTCCAGTTTTCATATCCCCGTGCAAGTATTGACACCTGTATATTTCTGTAAAAATCAGAAACTGTAAGCATTGTGTCAGGGATAACGTAAACTAATTGACTTCCATGTGTTAAGTCAATTTCCATTGTAGCAAAGATGGCTTGATCGCCTTGCCATCTGTTGTCTCGAAAGACAACCAGTGCTAGTGTTCCTTCTTCTTGCCTGTGCAGAATTTGGATTCTTACTTGCATCAGCCCCATATGAAGAAAACGCATACGACTTCTTTGGAGTTGGGTGAAACTCTCAGGTTGTATAAATGCTCTGTCAACCTGATTGCTAGTGACAAGTATTGCTTCTTCAGATCTATGAACATACACCCTGTGGTGTGCATCGTTTCTTCGTGAGTGGTATAAGACTTCAGCTGGTACTATTGAGGCTCTTTCCTGCATGGAGAGTCGGAGCTGAGTCTGAGGGTCAAGCTGTTGCTCTAAGGCATTGTTGTAGCTTCTCCCAGTTATTCTTCTTGTCACTCGCTGTATAGATCTTTGCGCGTTATATCTACGCCTTTGATTTTGTCTATACTCTCGCACTTGGTCTTCAAATAGAGGCGCCCCCTCTGTCCTTGTGATTGTTGTTACAGGAGGGTTTCTGTTTTGTGTAGCCATCATTTCTTTGCAGTTTTTGCTTGttcttctttcaaaatttgaaaagGGTCAGTGAAAACTCCGAGCCTTCCTTTTGACTCCTTTGGCCTTTCGTGAATAGAGATGGCTTGGATTCTTTCGGAGAGACTTTTGACAATCTCTTCTGGAAGAGCTTGTTGGGCTGGAGCTTCCTTTGCTTCAAGATTTTTCACTCTTTCTTCTAGAGACTCAAGTTTCTCTAAGATTGTGACTAAGAGCTGGATCTGCGTATTAGCTTGCTTAATAAGAATATTGTTGCTGCTAATACCTCCTTTGTAGTCAGCGGGTTTACAAAAGCCTGCAGCTGGCGCTTCTATGCCTTCAGTAGCTTGAAGTGCTTCTTTATATGAGTTTGTGGCTTTAGTATTTATATAGCTCATGAAAACACCCAACCTTCTACCTTGTTTAGCAGGGTTTCTACCCTTTCTATCTTTCGTTTTAATTCTTCTGATAACTGTAGCGCTTGCTGTTCAATTTGCTTTGGCTGCTCAGTTATCTTTATGATGAGGTCTTCTAGTTGCCTTTTAGTTAATGGTTTGTTTTCTAAAACCTCCGTAGTAAGGTTTTTCAAGGCCTCACCGAGTTTTTGGTTCTCAACCTTTAACTCTTCTAGTTGTTCCTGTATTTGTTTGAAGTTTTTGAGGTGGACTCTACAGGAAAAACAAACTCTGTCGTATATTACTGAGAAGTTGTGAGCTAATTCTCTTTTAGTAGGCTGTTTCTCTGTTTTTGCTAAATCAAGGTATTCTAGGTTCGAGGTATAGGATTTAGTATACCATTCCTGTATGTGTTCTTCCCAACGTCTGGACATAGACACAATTATAACTGTACCCTATGGTTTATCTTTCCTATGAATTGTGGCTTACAGCTTAGAGGGTTCTAAAAGTTTTCTCGCTCACACAGGTGTGCCCTTGGATTTATATCGGCATCCCTTGCCTTGTTACCAAGTTAGGACCTGTTCTTTTGCAATCCACTCGTCGTTCCCTGGTCGCCTTATTACCACAAAACTTTCAGTTTGATAAACTTTAAGGCTCAGTTACTCAGACATTATATTCGTTCATGTTTTCGCTATAACTGGTCAACAGTTGCAATTCGCTAGACATGCCCTCGAAGATGTCTTTTATTGTTTTAAGATCAACACATAAAGAAAATCACTACCATACCCATCCTCTCCCCTGTGAATACCCTGAGTAGGGTTTACTCAGCCATAAaaattagctctgataccaaaaagtTGCGGAAACGTCTTCTTTTCGAATAAATACGACAGAGTTTGTCTTTCCTGTAGAGTACACCTCAAAAACTTCAAACAAATACAGGAACAACTAGAAGAGTTAAAGGTTGAGAATCAAAAACTTAGTGAGGCCTTGAAAAACCTTACTAAGGAGGTTTTAGAAAACAAACCATTAACCAAAAGGCAACTAGAAGATCTTATCATAAAGATAACTGAGCAGCCAAAGCAAATAGAACAGCAAGCGCTACAGTTATCAGAGGAATTAAAGCGAAAAGTAGACAGGGTAGAAACCTTGTTACACAAGGTTGAAGGTTGGGTGTTTTCATGAGCTATATAAATACTAAAGCCACAAATTCATATAAAGAAGCACTTCAAGCTACTGAAGGTATAGAAGCACCAGCTGCAGGCTTTTGTAAACCGCTGACTACAAAGGAGGTATTAGCAGCAACAATATTCTTATTAAGCAAGCCAATACGCAGATTCAGCTCTTAGTCACAATCCTAGAGAAACTTGAGTCTTTAGAAGAAAGAGTGAAGAATCTTGAGGCAAAGGAAGCTCTAGCCCAACAAGCTCTTCCAGAAGAGATTGTCAAAAGTCTCTCTGAAAGAATTCAAGCTATCTCTATTCACGAAAAGCCAAAAGAGCTAAAAGGAAAGCTCAGAGTTTTTACTGATCCTTTTCAAATTCTGAAAGAGGAACATGCAAAAACTGCAAAGAAGTAATGGCTACACGAAGCAGGAACCCTCCTGTAACAACAATCACAAGAACGGAAGGAGCGCCCCTATTTGAAGACCAGGTGCGAGAATATAGGCAAAATCAAAGGCGCAGATACAACGCGCAAAGAACCATACAGCGAATGACAAGACGAGTAATTGGAGAAAGCTACAACAATGCCTTGGAACAGCAGCTTGACCCTCAGACTCAGCTCCGACTCTCTATGCAGGAGAGAGCCTCAATAGTACCAGCTGAAGTCTTATACCACTCACGGAGAGATGATGTACACCATAGAGTGTATGTGCATCGGTCTGAAGAAGCAATACTAGTAACAAGCAACCAGGTTGACAGGGCCTTCATTCAACCTGAGAGTTTCAACCAACTCCAGAGAAGTGGTATGCGCTTTCTTCATATGGGAGTAATACAAGTAAGAATTCAAATTTTGCATAGGCAAGAAGAAGGAACCATAGCTCTAGTGGTTTTCAGAGATAATAGATGGCAAGGAGATCAAGCCATCTTTGCTACAATGGAAATTGACTTAACCCATGGAAGTCAATTAGTTTATGTCATCCCTGAAACTATGCTTACAATTTCTGATTTTTACAGAAATATACAGGTGTCAATACTTGCAAGGGGATATGAAAACTGGAGGAACGGGGAAGCCAATTTACTGGTCACACGAGGACTGGTAGGAAGATTATCTAATACACCTAACGTTGGCTTTGCTTATGAAATCCAGAATGTGGTAGACTATCTAGAAAGCCATGGCGTGAGGGCTCTCCCAGGAAGAAGCTATAACACCAGGAATGCTTAAGGGCATAACTGGGTTATAAGACAATCAACGGTCAACATACCCATGCAGCCTACAGAAGTTAACACAAGGAACATGCTTGATGGAAGCGCCTCTCACAACCCATTCCCaagttatgtgaagggaggtaaatcacagggtcGGCTTATAGCCGGCGGCCAAGTGGCTAGAGGGTGAGAGGAGTTTTTTTTTCCGAGAGCATGCACCTGTCAGGAATTGACCCCTTGCCCCATTATAGCAAAGTTGTCACCCTCTAGCCAACTGGGCACCACCATGGGGATTGCGATTGTTAATATTGATTTTGCTAAATCTTGTCaacttcataaaaaaaaatatacataaatgaAACAGTTAAAAGGCCTATAATAGAATGTTTCATCTGTTGAATATTAAACAATATTCGATTGATTGACCCAAGATTAACAACAGAAAGATTTGTCACAGTCACTTCCCCTTTCTTTGTTTGTATTGAGAAAACCCCCATTTATAGATTTAAGATCCACATATATGAATTAGAAGGTCCAGATTAGTAGCTCCGCAACAGTTGAATTAATTGAAACCCTCATTATTGGAAGCTCATGATACTTCTAAGAGACTGAAATCCTTGATCAATGGAGGAATGTTACAAtcttggttaaaaaaaaaatatcaaagggGATGATCAAACAATTCCACACTATGAGATAACGGCTTGAAAACTATTCAGTGGATGTTATCCTCAGCGAAGCAGGAAAGGCAAACTGCCAGAATAGAATTtaaacataacataaaacataacatATATGATGCTAGAACTGAATAGAGTACATAGTTGAGAATTTTATATGCACATTGACCACAAAACataaaatgaacaaataaataCATACATAAAGGGAATATCTTGAGGTATACATGTACTGTGAAAGTGAATGTAAGaaacttaaaaaatcaaaacaaaattaaactgaaatatcattaaataagaTACTATTCATACGATCTAAAATTCAAAAACTTGATGACATTCTTTCATCAGTTAAACTTGAATAATAAATAGCAGTAGGAACTTTTAGGTCAATATACTTGCTCGTCATTATTCTCCCTCTAAACTACACATGTTGTTAAGCTGCAAAACTAACAGAAAGAACAAACTGTTGAACTCATACCTATGTTATAGATGACCAGTTCTTGCTCTGGCACACTTTTCATGGCAATTACACCTCCATTTTCAACGGTCAAACTTACAAAAACCTGCATAGCCAAATCATCTCATTTCACatgttttttcaaaaataaaagtaaaaattaaaaagttgATCCGAAAAGTATGACTAGTTACAGATTCCTCTTGATCAGCCTTGAAAATGAGTTTCTCTGTATCCAGCAATCTTCGATTCTTCGTGGACCGAAGTTCTAGCCTAGGCCTCTGTAACTGAATGGAAAATTTTGCGGGGATCTATTGCAAAGTTCCAAATGAGATTCAAACCATCAATTTAATTtagataaagaaaagggaaatcgATGGATCATTAGGGAAATAGAACAAACAGATGCCGGGTACGATATCTTGACTTCATACGACGAGGATCTCCTGAGGCCAAGAAGCTCATAAGTGCGCCGACCGGAGCGGAGCGGCAAGGTTTCTGCTTTGAGTTCTATGCCAACATTAAGCGTCTTTAGATCGGCGCTGCAATGACCTAGGAACCGATGAGGACAACGATAACGGAAGGATTGTGATATGAAGCAGAGGAAACTGACTCGCGAGGGAGGGCGACGCAGGAGGCGAcgaagaagaagtggaggaaggtAACCACTACGCAGTTGATCGGCGATGAGGAAGGCATCGGCTTCGGCGGCGACATCAAATTGAAACCGTTATGAATTCCGATACTAACATACCGTGCCGTTATCTTTCTCCACGCAGAAAGCGAGGCGGACGCTCGGTTAACGGCCTTGGCAGCATCGAACAAACACGAAGAATCCACATTTCAATCGAACGGCTATAAGAGAATATTGACATGGGTATGAAGAAAGTAGCACGGCCTTGGAGAAAATATACGGATCGGGTAGAGTCTTTATCGGGTTTGATTTTCACCTCTTCTAGTACCTTCGGCTCTTCTTCCTTCGGAGCGAGCCCTCGTATCGCATGGTCTCTCTTCTCCACCGCGAGCCAAACTCAGATCTCTTCCCTTCGCAGCGTGTTGAACGCCATTCGAGCAATCCCTTCGCTTCGCAGTGACCCGTCCGCCCTCTTTTGAGAGGAGGAGGTACGATGGAGGTGGAATTTTCATCGAAATGCACGACCTCCCGCTGGTCTGTATGAGGAGAAGAGCCCGTCGTGGAGGAAGAAGGTTGGCTTCCTTGCCTAAGTAGGTTAGGTTAAGGATCCCTGCAACTATCATTTATGTATCAGTGAGATGATTGTCATTGATCTCTTCGACGAGTTCTTCAAATCTGCTTTTTTAAACTTCATGTAAtttattctcatttttttttgttgttccgTCTCAAATTTCATGTCATTGATCTTATCAATTTTCCTTAAATTCAGTCAGTTTTGGTTTCCTAATAAAGATAACCCTATGAGAATCCTACTGGATAGTTCAGCTTAAAGTTAAACAACGTAATTCcatccaatttctcaaattttggtTATTTTGGACTATTTCTTAAATGTGACAGTATAATCAATGTTTCATCAAAAATAGATTAGAAATTAAATCATATATGCTTAACTGCATTCGGTGTTCTCAATGCTGAGGTCTTTGAATAACATCGTATATTCTGTTTACAGGTTGTTCCTTCTGTTTTGTGCATTCCAGATACCTGTTTACAGTCCTCAGACTATTCCTTATCGCTTGCAAAAAGGGAAAAATTGAAATTTAGATTCAAAAGATTTAATAGTTATAAGTTTGTTATATGATATCAGTATCTAAGGGAAAAATTGTAATTTAGATTCAAAAGATTTAATAGTTATAAATTTGTTATAGAATATCAGCATCTAaggttagtttagcttctctaaaAGGTTATGTTAAAGTGAATAGTAGGAAGAAACACCTAGAAATTCTACATTTACTGGCTTAACTCCTTCGAACTGAAAGGTCAAGATAGTTACtccagaaaatttttttaaagtgagTTCTACTTTTTAGTACTATAATTGGGCAAGGAAGTATTCTGTCTTTATGAGTGGTAGAAAAGAAACTAGTGAGCCTATTTTACTATGCTATAACATTAAACAGTTCTTTGATATACTGCatctaatgaaaaaaaaatgtttgtcaTGATGACACATTTTCTTTGGTTTTGTTATCTTAGCTCGCAAGAAGTTTATTTAGACTACTAAATACTCTGATCAATTACTTGGGAAATAATACAAAAGAAAGTGAAGACAATTGAGGGATTCAACCTGATGAAAAAACTGTCTTCAATAAAGTGTTACTGAGAAGGTCAATTGTGAAACATCATCAACTTCtggagatgatatagagaatggAAATCAAGAGGCAAAATCAAAAGATGAGGTGTCTGCTTCTGCTAAGGTTTGATTGGACTCTGCTTATCTCTTTGTGATATCCCCCAGGCAGCCTTAGACAtttcttcttgttctttttcTCCCTACAAAAACAAGTCAACAACCTTGATTAAGTGAGGTCGTGTAATTTGGCACGGCCAAAGCAAAGCAACTCTACTTGATCTCCATTCCCAGAATTGCACCAGAGTGTAAGCAAGCTGAGCCTCCGCACCAGATTCGGCCGCCGCCGTCTTGTTGTTCTTCCTGTGGAAGAAAGTCAAATTTTTATGATGCGTATTTTTACTTCTCAAACACGAATCCAACGCGATCACAGATTTCATTTTGGCGGTTTATGTGAATAAGTGAAACATGTAGGGGTGGTAAAGCAGAGTTGAGTTACTGGGATatctaaatttatttgataagttaaCTAAGCCCAACTTAGCTTGTTTGAAATTTGTCTTCAATtcaagttttatttgagtttagtttaagcttgatttatttaaatgttatcaaacttttaatttaaattcatttgtttgtttaaaatttttattgtttgattaattattgagttttataattgaaagttatttttttttatttagcatatggataaaaaatttattaataaatatgatttatgaatATTGTTAATAAATATTATTCACAAATATTAATAAGTTAAATACATatctattcaaatttatttatttaatttaataatttatttaaatttatttatttatatatagttaaAAAAAACATGCAGAGTTACCATGTTAACTTTTTGTTCTAATTGTGTCGTCTTCTTACTTTGGATTTCCATCCATCAGAAATTAAACATGGCAAAATAATATTCCTAAAATGACTGAAATTATTTGGACGACTCCACTGCCAAATGATTGTATGAACTGAAGGCGAATCCATGGTCGTGTCACTTGCACTAGTTGGAGAAACCAATGAAGAACAAATTGATTCGAATTCaggaaataaaaaatatagaatgaatatttccttttaaaaattaacatattTAAAATGATCCAGTAGTTTTTCGGCCCAAATATATGTTTTTAATGGGTTTTTGTTCGAAGTGCTAGCAGCCCAATTAGGGTTTTCACACGAACGAAGCGAGGGGGAGGCCGTTTTTCATAGCGATAGGTAAGCTTTCGATTAAGGATGACAATGGGTGGAGCGGAGGCGGGTTTGTCATCTCTATCCTACCCCGTCTTCATTTTAACCAGCACCATTCCTGAAAAATCGGGATGAGATTTTTCCCGCCCCCGAATCCGCGGAGAAAATTGGCATCCCTTTCTCTCTGTTTTTTTGGATGATTTGGAGGTGGATTCGTTCGATCTTTTTTGTGATCGTTGGTTGCAGCGAGGATTAAGGTCCATGAGCTTCGCGGGAAGACGAAAACAGAGCTCCAGAATCAGTTGAAGGAGCTGAAGAATGAGCTTTCCCTCCTCCGTGTCGCTAAGGTGACCGGTGGCGCACCCAACAAGCTCTCGAAGATGTCAGCATATCTCTCCTTTGTTTTTTCATTTGACATTTGCGTGCGTTTACTTTAGCTTTCTTATAGGTTCTCAAAATTTGGATCTTTGGTTTGTTTGACAGAAAGGTGGTGAGACTGTCGATCGCGCGTGTGCTGACTGTGATCTCGCAGAAGCAGAAAGCTGCGTTGAGGGAggcttacaagaagaagaagctcctccCTCTGGATCTCCGCCCCAAGAAGACACGTGCCATCCGCCGCCGGCTTACCAAGCATcaggtaactctttttctttgaGGTTTCTTCAACAAAACGTGAATAGAGTGAACTGGACAAGGAATATCTCTGCGATTTCTATATCATGCTTGTGCCTAGTTAGTTTGCTGTTGATTCTGCTTTCATGTTGTGTTCAGTTACTTCTTTCTGTATGATTGTA
Coding sequences:
- the LOC122046353 gene encoding uncharacterized protein LOC122046353; this encodes MSPPKPMPSSSPINCVVVTFLHFFFVASCVALPRDADLKTLNVGIELKAETLPLRSGRRTYELLGLRRSSSYEVKISYPASIPAKFSIQLQRPRLELRSTKNRRLLDTEKLIFKADQEESVFVSLTVENGGVIAMKSVPEQELVIYNIVCDELMLGIPHDAWRVGIAALLCLLLGVVLSKFLPLLINKGLETEDAAAVAKDS
- the LOC122046355 gene encoding 60S ribosomal protein L35-4-like isoform X2 — encoded protein: MTMGGAEAARIKVHELRGKTKTELQNQLKELKNELSLLRVAKVTGGAPNKLSKIKVVRLSIARVLTVISQKQKAALREAYKKKKLLPLDLRPKKTRAIRRRLTKHQLARSLFRLLNTLINYLGNNTKESEDN
- the LOC122046355 gene encoding 60S ribosomal protein L35-4-like isoform X1; this encodes MTMGGAEAARIKVHELRGKTKTELQNQLKELKNELSLLRVAKVTGGAPNKLSKIKVVRLSIARVLTVISQKQKAALREAYKKKKLLPLDLRPKKTRAIRRRLTKHQVVPSAWCIPDTCLQSSDYSLSLAKRGKLKFRFKRFNSYKFEFYFLVL